In the Bacillus shivajii genome, one interval contains:
- a CDS encoding FUSC family protein, whose amino-acid sequence MRLGARIFKTGLAVTLALYAAIWLGYDTPAFAGLGAFFAVQPSVHKSITLIWDQVQANIISAGLAIIFVLAFGHEPFVIGVVVLLVIAIHLKLNKEAIIPLAVVTAIIIMGNPTDEFIPFALNRFLLIMIGVVSAFIVNMIFLPPKHENLLYHKVTNINEQIIQWIRLLIRHDAEYQTLKKDIDTIRENMLKVDNIFALYKDERNLFRKNEYARMRKVVLFRQMIHCTKKAKEILGSLSKHENVLNQLPEEMEEVLITQLDYLTNYHERILLKYAGKVKPHSTDELYEEVGLGKRQLTEVFMQYYETPEIDRNEWIHFFPVIALIIEYSEELEHLDRLMDGFYTFHQDENEVDISEKEF is encoded by the coding sequence ATGAGGCTTGGAGCCCGTATATTTAAAACAGGTTTAGCTGTGACTTTAGCTTTATATGCAGCAATTTGGCTAGGGTATGATACACCAGCGTTCGCTGGGTTAGGCGCATTTTTTGCCGTACAGCCTTCCGTCCATAAAAGCATTACATTAATTTGGGATCAAGTGCAGGCAAATATCATTAGTGCAGGACTAGCCATCATTTTCGTTTTAGCATTCGGACACGAACCATTTGTTATCGGTGTTGTCGTTTTACTCGTCATCGCCATTCACTTAAAGTTAAATAAAGAAGCCATTATACCATTGGCAGTTGTTACGGCAATTATTATTATGGGTAATCCGACAGATGAATTTATCCCGTTTGCACTAAATCGTTTTCTATTAATTATGATTGGTGTTGTTTCAGCATTTATAGTAAATATGATTTTTCTTCCACCAAAGCATGAAAACCTACTATACCATAAGGTTACGAATATTAACGAGCAAATCATTCAATGGATTCGACTATTAATTCGCCATGATGCTGAGTACCAAACGTTAAAGAAGGATATAGATACGATCCGCGAAAACATGTTAAAGGTAGATAATATTTTTGCACTTTATAAAGATGAACGAAACTTGTTCCGTAAAAATGAATACGCACGAATGAGAAAAGTTGTTCTATTCCGCCAAATGATTCACTGTACAAAAAAAGCCAAGGAAATATTAGGAAGTTTAAGCAAGCATGAAAATGTGTTAAATCAACTTCCAGAAGAAATGGAAGAAGTCTTAATTACTCAGCTTGATTATTTAACGAACTATCATGAACGAATTTTGCTAAAATATGCCGGGAAGGTAAAGCCACATTCAACAGATGAGCTTTATGAAGAGGTTGGTCTCGGGAAAAGACAATTAACAGAAGTTTTCATGCAATATTATGAAACACCTGAAATTGATCGAAATGAATGGATTCACTTCTTCCCTGTGATTGCTCTTATCATTGAGTACAGTGAAGAGTTAGAACACCTAGACCGGTTAATGGATGGCTTTTATACATTCCATCAAGATGAAAACGAAGTCGATATTAGTGAAAAAGAGTTTTAA
- a CDS encoding glutamate synthase-related protein has protein sequence MKNKNKLIENFQGALKEEHDSCGIVSFIEKENIPTKENIDNTIDALIKMNHRAGFINEEGDGVGIHIDIPRLLWKEKLEQYDRDPTLVNHPSFTVGHIFIEQGTDVETYKTNMKQNFAEKGLTLIFESDSETNREALGPIAKKHEPTFWQVALVGDKDMSMTSLRALLFELTIDFEKNPAVHVASLSHEHAVYKVMGGGDILPNYYNDLANKNVASTTTLGHNRYSTNTLSNFFRVQPFSVIGHNGEINTIAKLRDEANMIGVPLVDGGSDSQDLNRVIDTFVSKHELSLFEAMEILFPPIINEIKHYPEQLQDLFTYIREAWGHFAQGPAGIISRLGNEAVFSVDSLGLRPVWMLETESSYIFSSEQGIFTSDHYLSEPKPFAPGEKVGLSRNEQGTIEVYWHDELQEEVYERMSSKLPIDGANKRLNTEITSPADTIQFQLNVPPSVYAANGWDREHIQLIEQMADKGAEPIRSLGHDAPLAAMHPGRQNISDFIKESVAVVTNPAIDRDREMEHFSTRVVIGKRPALFGKEPLSTILQLDSPVVAEAMSGKTLEEKYGQLSYEGLLKRYRQTNEVHTLSMVRLEHEDVKTSLQRLVNEASEALENGKTLLVLDDDGTHEEDHYWLDPHLAVSTLDQELTKKEKRRLGSIVLRSGSIRSLHDIAVAFGLGADIIHPYIMFATVVDEDTKPATKLYSALNKGLEKIISTIGIHELRGYGRLFSSIGLNEEIADRLNIVNFLASKDLGYNFEKMKEESLKRKEDFENDKVRPGKTFHIFPRLWKSLGDLASGKAGYDAYREKLDEQEAKNPINIRHLTSFKQVDSKVIKEDVNVGVKNHDLPFMISSMSFGSQNEVAFRAYAEAADQLNMISFNGEGGEIKDMLGKYPNTRGQQIASGRFGVNVELLNSSNLLEIKIGQGAKPGEGGHLPGSKVTEKVAAARNATTGSDLISPSNNHDIYSIEDLAQMITEIKTANDQAKVAVKVPIVPNIGTIAVGIAKAGADYITLSGFDGGTGAARVHALQHVGLPAEIGVKAAHFALLEAGLRHKVEIWADGGVKSAADAIKLMLLGANRIGFGTLSMIAVGCTACRGCHLDTCHVGIATQIESEAQAKEHGLRRFVPREYDLAVQGLKNLFSAFGEELQALTAALGFKNTQELVGRSDLLEQVHGHDQMDLTDLLATLPEQDVATFEPLHVVEEESQLAVAVGAEYLDGNVEELTTSRSYEAVTAEQRVLGSRVSCHRVRGKLDGSYRELPKVDLNFTKGSVLGNGLGAYNSDGVNIRIDGGAQDGVGKTSFGGSFKIFKSIGGRGEFVNGSVGKGAAYGAQQGLFIIQGNADSRAGIRLSGADMIFGGRLKKPLKPGRKYGMGIHANLKGFAFEYMTNGRGLVLGDPGPWICAGMTGGVVYLRHDPEMGLDEKALKTRIAKGAKVSLEPLNKNGIDDVTELLTTYHQELLEQKQFDEAAIIDELMKNPSENFKQVVPVKQQADPAVSTE, from the coding sequence TATCCCTACAAAAGAAAATATCGACAATACGATTGATGCACTTATTAAAATGAATCACCGTGCCGGATTTATTAACGAGGAAGGTGATGGCGTAGGAATTCACATTGACATTCCAAGGCTTCTTTGGAAAGAAAAGCTTGAACAATATGACCGTGATCCAACACTTGTTAATCACCCATCATTTACTGTCGGACACATTTTTATTGAGCAAGGAACAGATGTAGAAACATACAAAACTAACATGAAACAAAACTTTGCCGAAAAAGGACTTACTCTTATTTTTGAAAGTGATTCCGAAACAAACCGAGAAGCACTAGGGCCAATTGCTAAAAAACACGAGCCTACTTTTTGGCAAGTGGCGTTAGTTGGCGACAAAGACATGTCGATGACATCATTACGCGCACTTCTTTTTGAATTAACGATTGATTTTGAAAAGAATCCTGCCGTACATGTCGCTTCTCTCAGCCACGAACATGCCGTATATAAAGTGATGGGCGGCGGAGACATTTTGCCAAATTATTATAATGACTTAGCAAACAAAAATGTGGCATCCACAACAACATTAGGACATAATCGTTATTCAACGAATACACTTTCGAATTTTTTCCGCGTTCAACCGTTTAGTGTCATCGGTCATAACGGGGAGATCAATACAATTGCAAAGCTTCGTGATGAAGCAAATATGATTGGCGTTCCTCTTGTTGACGGAGGAAGTGACTCTCAAGATTTAAACCGTGTGATCGATACATTTGTTTCAAAACATGAACTATCACTTTTTGAAGCGATGGAAATCTTATTCCCGCCAATCATAAATGAAATCAAGCATTATCCTGAGCAGTTACAAGATTTATTTACGTATATTCGCGAGGCTTGGGGACATTTCGCCCAAGGTCCAGCGGGGATCATTTCACGCTTAGGTAATGAAGCTGTTTTTAGTGTTGATTCACTTGGGTTACGCCCTGTTTGGATGCTTGAAACAGAATCAAGCTACATTTTCTCATCAGAACAAGGAATCTTTACATCAGATCACTATTTATCTGAGCCAAAACCATTCGCTCCAGGTGAAAAAGTAGGTCTGTCTCGAAATGAACAAGGAACAATTGAAGTATATTGGCATGATGAACTTCAAGAAGAAGTTTACGAGCGTATGTCTTCAAAACTACCAATTGACGGAGCAAATAAACGATTAAATACAGAGATTACTAGTCCAGCTGACACAATTCAGTTTCAGCTAAATGTCCCACCTTCTGTTTATGCAGCAAATGGTTGGGATCGTGAACATATTCAGTTAATTGAACAGATGGCAGACAAAGGAGCTGAACCGATCCGTTCATTAGGTCACGATGCTCCGCTCGCCGCGATGCACCCAGGTAGACAAAACATTTCTGACTTTATTAAAGAGAGTGTTGCGGTTGTCACAAACCCTGCCATTGATAGAGACCGAGAAATGGAGCATTTCTCAACACGCGTTGTTATTGGGAAACGCCCTGCCTTATTTGGAAAGGAACCTTTGAGTACCATTTTACAACTCGACTCACCGGTCGTTGCAGAAGCAATGTCTGGAAAAACCTTAGAGGAAAAATACGGCCAACTTTCTTACGAAGGATTACTTAAACGCTACCGACAAACGAATGAAGTTCATACCCTCTCAATGGTCAGGCTCGAACATGAAGATGTTAAAACATCGTTACAAAGACTTGTTAACGAAGCTTCAGAGGCGTTAGAAAATGGTAAAACTTTACTTGTTCTTGATGATGATGGTACACATGAGGAGGATCATTATTGGCTTGACCCCCATTTAGCTGTATCAACGTTAGATCAAGAGCTTACAAAGAAAGAGAAACGTCGTTTAGGGTCAATTGTACTTCGTTCTGGGAGTATTCGATCTTTACACGATATTGCCGTTGCATTTGGACTTGGTGCTGACATCATCCATCCATACATTATGTTCGCAACGGTTGTTGATGAAGATACGAAGCCTGCAACAAAGTTGTATAGCGCATTAAATAAAGGCTTAGAAAAAATTATCTCAACAATCGGTATCCATGAACTTCGTGGATATGGAAGACTCTTTTCTTCCATCGGATTAAACGAAGAAATTGCTGATCGTTTAAATATTGTAAACTTCTTAGCTAGCAAAGACTTAGGCTATAACTTTGAAAAAATGAAAGAAGAAAGCTTAAAACGTAAAGAAGACTTTGAAAATGATAAAGTGCGCCCTGGAAAGACCTTTCATATTTTCCCACGACTATGGAAGTCTCTTGGTGACCTCGCTTCTGGAAAAGCAGGATACGATGCTTATCGGGAGAAATTAGATGAACAAGAAGCGAAAAACCCAATTAACATTCGCCACTTAACATCGTTTAAACAAGTGGATTCGAAAGTTATTAAAGAAGACGTCAATGTCGGGGTAAAAAATCATGATTTACCATTTATGATTAGTTCAATGTCGTTTGGCTCACAAAACGAAGTGGCCTTCCGTGCATATGCCGAAGCTGCTGATCAGCTGAATATGATCAGCTTTAACGGAGAAGGCGGCGAAATTAAAGATATGCTTGGAAAATATCCGAATACACGAGGCCAACAAATTGCATCAGGACGATTTGGTGTAAACGTTGAACTGTTAAACTCATCAAACTTATTAGAAATAAAAATTGGTCAAGGCGCTAAACCTGGTGAAGGTGGTCACTTACCTGGATCTAAGGTAACAGAAAAAGTTGCTGCTGCACGTAACGCGACTACTGGCTCTGACTTAATTTCACCTTCAAACAACCATGACATTTATTCGATTGAAGACCTTGCCCAAATGATTACCGAAATTAAAACAGCGAACGACCAAGCGAAAGTTGCTGTAAAGGTACCGATCGTACCAAACATCGGAACGATTGCCGTCGGTATCGCAAAAGCTGGAGCAGATTATATTACATTAAGTGGCTTTGACGGCGGTACAGGTGCAGCACGTGTTCACGCTTTACAACACGTCGGCCTCCCTGCCGAAATTGGCGTAAAGGCAGCACACTTTGCCCTTTTAGAAGCTGGATTACGTCATAAAGTTGAAATTTGGGCTGACGGTGGTGTCAAAAGTGCAGCTGATGCTATAAAACTCATGCTCTTAGGTGCAAACCGAATTGGTTTTGGAACATTATCGATGATTGCTGTTGGGTGTACAGCTTGCCGTGGTTGTCACTTAGACACTTGTCACGTCGGAATCGCCACACAAATTGAATCCGAAGCTCAAGCGAAAGAACACGGGCTCCGACGTTTTGTACCTCGTGAATACGATCTAGCCGTCCAAGGCCTGAAAAACTTATTCAGCGCTTTTGGTGAAGAATTACAAGCACTAACAGCAGCACTTGGTTTTAAAAACACGCAAGAGCTTGTTGGGCGCTCGGATCTATTAGAGCAAGTACATGGTCATGACCAAATGGACTTAACAGATTTGCTTGCGACATTACCAGAACAAGATGTAGCGACATTCGAACCTCTACATGTCGTTGAAGAAGAATCACAACTAGCCGTTGCAGTCGGCGCTGAATATTTAGATGGCAATGTTGAAGAATTAACAACGTCTCGCTCATATGAGGCTGTCACTGCAGAACAACGCGTATTAGGTAGCCGCGTCTCTTGCCACCGCGTTCGCGGAAAACTGGATGGCTCCTATCGTGAGTTACCTAAGGTCGATCTAAACTTTACGAAAGGTTCCGTCCTAGGAAACGGTTTAGGTGCCTATAACAGTGATGGTGTCAATATTCGCATTGACGGAGGCGCACAAGACGGTGTCGGAAAAACATCGTTCGGAGGCAGCTTCAAAATTTTCAAATCGATCGGAGGTCGTGGGGAATTTGTCAACGGTTCTGTCGGAAAAGGGGCAGCCTATGGAGCTCAACAAGGGTTGTTCATTATTCAAGGAAACGCAGATTCTCGCGCAGGAATCCGCTTATCTGGAGCTGACATGATTTTCGGTGGTCGCTTGAAAAAGCCTTTAAAACCTGGACGTAAATACGGTATGGGCATTCACGCTAATTTAAAAGGCTTTGCCTTTGAATATATGACGAATGGGCGCGGCCTCGTTCTCGGCGACCCAGGTCCATGGATTTGTGCTGGTATGACTGGTGGTGTCGTTTACTTAAGACACGACCCTGAAATGGGCTTAGATGAGAAAGCACTAAAAACTCGTATTGCAAAAGGGGCGAAAGTATCATTAGAGCCATTAAACAAAAATGGTATTGATGATGTTACTGAATTATTAACGACATATCATCAAGAACTTCTCGAACAGAAGCAATTCGATGAAGCAGCCATCATTGATGAATTGATGAAAAATCCTAGTGAAAACTTTAAACAAGTCGTTCCAGTTAAACAACAAGCAGACCCAGCTGTTTCAACAGAGTAA